In Aminobacterium sp. MB27-C1, a single genomic region encodes these proteins:
- the glsA gene encoding glutaminase A, whose protein sequence is MRERLTEIIDKCRPLYTQGKVARYIPDLAKADPKILGASVSNLEGDIFSAGDRDFRFSMQSVSKLLSLALALELLGEETVFSHVGMNPIADSFNSIVRLEIDYPHIPHNPLINAGAIVIVSILPYESAKECFEAILNLSREMTGNYNLKINEKTFLSEKATGDRNRSLAFFMKSVGTLKGNIEDILDVYFRECSIEATTEDLAIMGATIASGGINPKTKKHVLSDKTCKILRSLMATCGMYNASGEFAVRVGVPAKSGVSGVILATVPHRGGIAVVGPPLDSKGNSVTGIRVLEDIVNEFNLRIL, encoded by the coding sequence ATGAGAGAAAGATTAACCGAAATTATAGACAAATGCAGACCATTATACACACAAGGAAAAGTCGCTCGATATATTCCAGATCTGGCAAAGGCAGATCCAAAGATACTCGGCGCATCTGTTTCAAATCTCGAAGGGGATATATTTAGTGCAGGAGATAGAGACTTTCGTTTTTCCATGCAATCTGTCTCTAAACTTCTTTCTTTAGCCCTAGCATTAGAGCTTCTTGGAGAAGAAACTGTTTTTTCTCATGTAGGGATGAATCCCATCGCCGATTCTTTTAACTCTATAGTACGTCTTGAAATAGACTATCCACATATTCCTCATAACCCTTTAATCAATGCTGGAGCAATAGTAATCGTATCAATATTGCCCTATGAAAGTGCTAAGGAGTGTTTTGAAGCTATCCTTAATCTCTCTCGGGAAATGACAGGAAACTACAATTTAAAAATTAATGAGAAGACATTTCTGTCTGAAAAAGCGACAGGGGATCGTAACAGATCACTTGCCTTCTTTATGAAAAGTGTAGGAACATTAAAAGGCAATATAGAAGACATTCTAGATGTGTATTTTAGAGAATGCAGCATAGAAGCTACCACTGAAGATCTCGCGATAATGGGAGCTACAATTGCCTCTGGAGGAATTAACCCCAAAACTAAGAAACACGTTCTTTCTGATAAAACGTGTAAAATTTTGAGATCTCTTATGGCTACATGCGGTATGTACAATGCTTCTGGAGAGTTTGCCGTTCGCGTAGGAGTACCTGCTAAAAGCGGTGTAAGCGGAGTCATTCTTGCTACTGTACCTCATCGCGGAGGAATCGCAGTAGTAGGTCCCCCCCTTGACTCAAAAGGGAACTCTGTCACTGGCATACGTGTCTTAGAAGATATCGTAAACGAATTTAATTTACGCATTCTCTAA
- a CDS encoding L-fuculose-phosphate aldolase, which produces MRLQKEREMIVEYCQKMVTARLTTGTGGNMSFYNRETGEVAITPTGVDYFEMKAEDVLIMDIDENIIEGTRKPSSETAMHMTLYKKRKDINAIVHTHSVFATTIACLRWELPAVHYLVGFSGNKVPLAPYATYGTSELARNVAESIGHYNAVLMENHGLLAVGSSIPQAFGTAEEIELVAEIYYRTKCIGNPVILSDEEMEKIVLKFKGYGRQ; this is translated from the coding sequence ATGCGGCTTCAGAAAGAACGAGAAATGATCGTGGAATATTGTCAAAAAATGGTTACGGCTAGGTTAACTACAGGAACTGGCGGGAATATGAGTTTTTATAATAGAGAAACGGGAGAGGTTGCAATTACACCTACTGGTGTTGATTATTTTGAAATGAAAGCAGAAGACGTCCTCATTATGGATATAGACGAAAATATTATAGAAGGAACTCGAAAACCATCTAGTGAGACGGCAATGCATATGACTCTTTACAAAAAAAGAAAGGATATTAATGCTATAGTCCATACTCATTCTGTTTTTGCGACAACTATAGCGTGTCTACGTTGGGAGTTGCCAGCAGTACATTATCTAGTAGGATTTTCAGGGAACAAAGTTCCCTTGGCACCGTATGCTACCTATGGAACTTCAGAATTGGCTCGTAATGTAGCTGAAAGTATTGGTCATTATAATGCCGTTCTTATGGAAAATCATGGATTATTAGCTGTTGGTTCTTCCATACCACAGGCTTTTGGAACGGCAGAAGAAATAGAGTTGGTAGCTGAAATCTATTACAGAACTAAATGTATTGGTAATCCTGTGATTCTATCAGATGAAGAAATGGAGAAGATTGTTCTTAAATTCAAAGGCTATGGTCGACAATAG
- the wrbA gene encoding NAD(P)H:quinone oxidoreductase — translation MEKVKCAIIYYSMTGTNYQMATWAAEAAEMAGADVRIRKVQELAPESVISENHAWKAHVEVTKDVKVASSEDVDWADVIIFSTPTRFGNVAAQMKQFIDLQGELWAQGKLANKVVSAMSSAQNPHGGQEATIKNLYISMMHWGAIIVPPGYTDSSIFKAGGNPYGTSVTQSSKLGMVEDVKDAIFHQAKRTVEVAMWLKKGREI, via the coding sequence ATGGAGAAGGTAAAATGTGCCATCATTTATTACAGTATGACGGGAACAAACTATCAAATGGCTACCTGGGCAGCCGAAGCTGCAGAAATGGCAGGCGCCGATGTTCGCATACGCAAGGTACAAGAGCTTGCTCCTGAATCGGTAATCTCCGAAAATCACGCATGGAAAGCACATGTAGAGGTAACAAAAGACGTTAAAGTAGCCTCTTCAGAAGATGTAGACTGGGCTGATGTAATAATTTTCAGCACTCCTACTCGCTTTGGTAACGTTGCTGCACAGATGAAACAATTTATAGATCTCCAGGGAGAATTATGGGCTCAGGGAAAACTTGCAAACAAAGTTGTGAGTGCCATGTCTTCTGCTCAAAACCCACACGGAGGACAAGAAGCAACCATAAAAAATCTGTATATATCAATGATGCACTGGGGAGCTATAATCGTTCCACCTGGCTATACAGACAGCTCTATTTTCAAGGCTGGAGGAAACCCATATGGAACATCCGTTACTCAAAGCTCAAAATTAGGAATGGTTGAAGATGTTAAAGATGCCATCTTTCATCAGGCAAAAAGAACAGTAGAAGTTGCTATGTGGCTAAAGAAAGGACGTGAAATATGA
- a CDS encoding methylated-DNA--[protein]-cysteine S-methyltransferase, giving the protein MKNIFFYHTPLGKIAIAENEGAITNLYFEKEIPEGAPFHETKLLKKAGEQLHNYFLGKLKEFDIPLAPTGTDFMKNVWESLCHIPYGETRSYQQIAESIGNKKASRAVGIANNRNPIPIFIPCHRVIGANGKLVGYGGGLEIKSFLLDLEKKHKSN; this is encoded by the coding sequence ATGAAAAATATATTCTTTTATCATACCCCACTTGGAAAAATCGCAATCGCTGAAAACGAAGGCGCAATTACAAACCTTTATTTCGAAAAAGAAATTCCTGAAGGGGCACCTTTTCACGAAACAAAGTTACTTAAAAAAGCAGGAGAACAATTACACAACTATTTCTTAGGAAAACTCAAAGAATTTGATATTCCTCTTGCTCCGACTGGTACAGACTTTATGAAAAATGTATGGGAGAGCCTTTGCCACATACCTTATGGAGAAACACGTAGTTATCAACAAATTGCCGAAAGCATCGGAAATAAAAAAGCTTCACGAGCTGTAGGAATCGCTAATAATCGGAATCCTATTCCCATCTTTATTCCTTGCCATCGAGTTATCGGTGCAAACGGCAAGTTAGTTGGATACGGAGGCGGTCTGGAAATAAAATCGTTTCTTTTAGATCTAGAAAAAAAACATAAAAGCAATTAG
- a CDS encoding 4Fe-4S binding protein encodes MKRQNIRKTLLVIFILSLPITMFYLSPLLTLQGALRGIVTSSLLFVVISAIIAFFAGRIFCGWICPGGAVQEVLFPANDRRVVGGKYDFIKYGIAMIWLAILMFLFVKAGGIMAIKPLYGIEGGFSLRTSTSYLMFYIAMGAIVILSLLIGRRPFCHYGCLLAPFMIAGKWAATKTKMPHLHLEADSSKCIDCKLCTKSCPMSLDVNAMVRSENMYSHECISCGACVDICPRKVISYSFSKAGKQA; translated from the coding sequence ATGAAACGTCAAAATATACGTAAGACTTTGCTAGTTATTTTTATTCTCTCTCTTCCTATAACAATGTTCTACCTTTCACCTCTACTCACTTTGCAGGGGGCATTGAGGGGTATTGTGACCTCAAGTCTTCTTTTTGTGGTTATTTCAGCTATTATTGCTTTTTTTGCAGGGCGGATTTTTTGTGGATGGATTTGTCCCGGTGGGGCAGTACAAGAAGTTCTTTTTCCTGCAAACGATCGTAGAGTAGTTGGTGGCAAATATGATTTCATTAAATATGGCATAGCTATGATCTGGCTTGCTATTCTTATGTTCTTATTTGTAAAAGCCGGGGGAATAATGGCTATTAAACCATTATATGGTATAGAAGGAGGGTTTTCTCTCAGAACATCTACATCATATCTAATGTTTTATATTGCCATGGGGGCTATCGTTATATTGTCTCTTCTTATAGGGAGAAGACCTTTTTGTCATTATGGCTGTTTACTTGCCCCTTTTATGATTGCTGGAAAGTGGGCAGCCACAAAAACAAAAATGCCTCACTTACATCTTGAGGCAGATTCGTCTAAATGTATTGATTGCAAATTATGCACAAAAAGTTGTCCCATGAGCTTGGATGTCAATGCCATGGTTCGCTCAGAAAACATGTATTCCCATGAGTGTATTTCTTGCGGCGCATGCGTAGACATTTGCCCTAGAAAAGTTATTTCATATTCTTTTTCTAAGGCAGGAAAACAAGCATAA
- a CDS encoding class I SAM-dependent methyltransferase codes for MNIFKSQEKTSEKIASYWSWRSKVYDNACSKHHQWHDIFLTPFKGKQPLDLLDMGSGTGFLAIGFAQKGHKVIGIDLSPEMVSFAKNEAKKQNLSVEFFLGNAEEPPYFPNLFDGITCRNLLWTLPNPLQALTSWKKLLKPHGQLVIADGLWEPRLYLAKEEPVTMKFKEAYSEIREQLPFFLGLSVENGISLLKQAGFSQIKRYDHLFSENPYEYKNKFFVLSAKI; via the coding sequence ATGAATATATTTAAATCTCAAGAAAAAACTTCTGAAAAAATAGCATCATACTGGAGTTGGCGATCTAAGGTATACGACAACGCATGCTCAAAACATCATCAATGGCATGATATTTTTCTTACTCCTTTCAAAGGGAAGCAACCTCTTGATCTTCTTGATATGGGTTCTGGAACAGGATTTCTTGCTATCGGATTTGCCCAAAAAGGTCATAAAGTTATAGGCATAGATCTCTCTCCAGAGATGGTAAGCTTCGCAAAAAATGAAGCTAAAAAACAGAATCTCTCCGTTGAATTCTTTCTTGGGAATGCAGAGGAACCGCCTTATTTTCCCAATCTATTCGATGGAATAACCTGTCGAAATCTCTTATGGACCCTTCCAAATCCGTTGCAAGCTCTTACCTCCTGGAAAAAGCTCTTGAAGCCACATGGACAACTTGTTATAGCAGATGGTTTGTGGGAGCCCCGACTTTATCTTGCAAAGGAAGAGCCCGTCACTATGAAATTCAAAGAAGCTTATTCTGAAATAAGAGAGCAGCTTCCATTTTTTCTTGGTCTCTCTGTAGAAAATGGCATTTCCCTATTAAAGCAAGCTGGTTTTTCCCAAATCAAAAGATATGATCATCTTTTCTCTGAAAATCCTTATGAGTATAAAAACAAATTTTTTGTTTTATCAGCCAAAATATAG
- a CDS encoding ABC transporter substrate-binding protein codes for MRRNICLIFCFIFMLLFFSGSPASSAQGQPLTIVSAWEASTIDPVVSGFVFTRMGCLETLVTSDKKGGIEPRLATTWKVSEDGLIWVFELRKGVIFHDGTPLTGEVAAASLNRTLAKGSLFKGTPIQSFSGEGMNVIVTTERPFSALPAYLVHYASAICAPSSFDKEGKVVKVVGTGFYRLTSFQEGKVIDFESFNDYWGDNASISHARYFAVPNPETRVLLAESGEGDIVVDIPADAALRLRENKNLTVISDPLPRVRLLTVNAKLPFFSSSRLRHALSYLIDREGIAKALLKNNKSGATQLFPTVSAWHNPKLTPLNYDPEKGRKILKEEGWLPEGKQKILTKNGQPFVFEILTYSSRPDLPVIAEVIQQALRNEGIIVKIRVEKSGMVPEGNKNGTLESAFIARNFGFVADPIGTLTSDFGPEKGRGGWGAINWNSTTFDEAVKTYIETFETERQVSLRKTMTSILQEELPAIPIAWYDNHVTVNHRIQGVSLDPSEVRPYPEGVEWAK; via the coding sequence ATGAGAAGAAATATTTGCTTAATTTTTTGTTTTATCTTTATGTTGTTATTTTTTTCTGGATCTCCGGCTTCAAGCGCTCAAGGGCAACCACTTACTATTGTTTCTGCATGGGAAGCTTCTACAATAGATCCTGTTGTTTCAGGATTTGTTTTTACCCGTATGGGATGTCTTGAAACTCTTGTAACATCTGATAAAAAAGGTGGGATTGAACCTCGTCTTGCTACAACATGGAAAGTTTCTGAAGATGGGCTTATATGGGTTTTCGAACTTCGTAAAGGAGTTATTTTTCATGATGGAACTCCGCTTACAGGAGAAGTTGCTGCCGCTTCATTAAATCGGACTCTCGCCAAAGGCAGCCTCTTTAAAGGAACGCCTATTCAAAGTTTTTCAGGAGAAGGAATGAACGTTATAGTAACAACAGAACGTCCTTTTTCTGCTCTACCTGCGTACCTTGTTCATTATGCTTCAGCTATTTGCGCTCCTTCCTCTTTCGACAAAGAAGGTAAAGTTGTAAAAGTGGTAGGAACAGGATTTTATCGCTTGACATCTTTTCAGGAAGGGAAAGTTATTGACTTCGAAAGCTTTAATGATTATTGGGGAGACAACGCATCAATCTCTCATGCCCGATATTTCGCCGTTCCTAATCCTGAAACTCGAGTTCTCCTTGCGGAATCAGGAGAAGGAGATATTGTTGTAGACATTCCTGCTGATGCAGCTTTGCGGCTTCGAGAAAATAAAAATCTTACAGTTATAAGTGACCCCTTACCTCGCGTTCGTCTTCTCACAGTGAATGCTAAACTCCCCTTTTTCTCAAGTAGCCGTTTGCGCCATGCCCTTTCGTATCTCATCGATAGGGAAGGCATCGCAAAAGCACTATTAAAAAACAACAAATCAGGTGCAACTCAACTTTTTCCAACTGTTTCTGCTTGGCATAATCCCAAACTGACGCCCTTAAATTACGATCCTGAAAAAGGACGTAAGATACTTAAAGAAGAAGGCTGGCTTCCTGAAGGAAAACAAAAAATTCTAACTAAAAATGGACAACCGTTTGTTTTTGAAATATTAACGTATTCAAGCCGTCCAGACCTTCCTGTTATTGCAGAGGTCATTCAGCAAGCACTTCGGAATGAGGGAATTATTGTAAAAATCAGAGTTGAAAAATCGGGAATGGTTCCCGAAGGAAACAAAAACGGAACACTTGAATCTGCTTTCATTGCTAGAAATTTTGGTTTTGTTGCCGATCCTATAGGTACATTAACCTCAGACTTCGGCCCTGAGAAAGGGCGAGGTGGATGGGGAGCTATCAACTGGAATTCAACAACATTTGATGAAGCAGTTAAAACGTACATAGAAACATTCGAAACTGAAAGACAAGTTTCGTTACGGAAAACTATGACAAGCATTCTACAAGAAGAGCTCCCCGCTATTCCAATAGCGTGGTATGACAACCATGTTACGGTTAATCATAGGATTCAAGGAGTCTCTCTTGATCCTTCAGAAGTAAGGCCTTATCCAGAAGGGGTAGAATGGGCAAAATAA
- a CDS encoding ABC transporter permease, with the protein MGKIIFFARTYFFRMVIVALGVSTLCFLAVEFAPGDRALDVAMARYGLDGATASAVEYVRTSEGLEKHPFIRYKAWLFSVIQGRWGHSLVGGEEIFPMLLRSFKRTTLLAGFSLLLSFLFAFPLGIYCGRHPGHYVDILSSLASSVLVSFPSFVRGAFLILLLAVNFHFFPVAGFSSFSHMVLPAITLAIGLAATSSRVIASSIQQACQTEHYKFAQHKGLCGKNLFFPHGLLNASVPIVTYVGLQAAGLLDGVVVIETLFAWPGLGSLLLDALRSGDILVIQGAGLLLGWIYVTVNTLTDWLSEGFIL; encoded by the coding sequence ATGGGCAAAATAATATTTTTCGCTCGGACATACTTTTTTCGTATGGTAATAGTTGCTCTGGGAGTGAGTACTCTGTGCTTTCTTGCAGTGGAATTCGCTCCCGGAGACCGAGCTCTTGATGTCGCTATGGCTCGTTATGGTCTAGACGGTGCAACAGCTTCTGCTGTTGAATATGTTCGTACTAGCGAAGGACTAGAGAAACATCCCTTTATTCGCTACAAGGCCTGGCTTTTTTCAGTCATTCAGGGGAGATGGGGGCATTCTCTTGTAGGAGGCGAAGAAATTTTCCCTATGCTGTTACGCTCTTTCAAACGTACAACCCTTTTAGCAGGATTTTCGTTACTCTTGTCTTTCTTATTTGCCTTTCCTCTCGGAATCTATTGTGGACGTCACCCTGGCCATTACGTTGATATCCTCTCTTCTTTGGCATCGAGTGTTCTTGTTTCCTTCCCTTCTTTTGTCAGAGGAGCCTTTCTTATACTCTTGTTGGCTGTCAATTTTCACTTTTTTCCTGTCGCCGGTTTTTCTTCTTTTTCCCACATGGTATTGCCTGCTATTACACTTGCCATCGGCCTTGCAGCAACTTCATCACGAGTCATAGCGTCATCCATTCAGCAAGCCTGCCAAACTGAGCATTATAAATTCGCACAACACAAAGGACTTTGTGGAAAGAACCTCTTCTTCCCTCATGGTCTTCTCAATGCTTCTGTTCCCATCGTAACTTACGTAGGATTACAAGCGGCAGGTCTTCTTGACGGCGTTGTGGTTATTGAAACGCTTTTTGCCTGGCCTGGTTTAGGAAGTTTACTTTTAGACGCTCTCCGTTCTGGAGATATTCTTGTTATTCAAGGTGCTGGATTATTGTTAGGCTGGATTTATGTTACGGTAAACACATTAACAGATTGGTTATCAGAGGGGTTCATTCTATGA
- a CDS encoding ABC transporter permease: MTRKQKGAILILIVLILGLVFLFLRNSNPFAQNLLHTLESSSKSHILGTDHLGRDLGARIAKGAFNSILLSAICVLGSLFIGLSLGSLAAYKKSNIEKGLLIFTDIVMAFPGIVLAIVLSALTQGGPCAVVIALIFTGWPQYFRMVRNLLKGILGSPYVEAAQIAGFPTPILLGKYVFPKLVPTIGVMAALAWGKTILEISSLGFLGIGMAPPEPELGAMISEGMSYMRTAPQVVFLPGTVIFLFVFAFLLLGDGKNRNCTGGYHI; encoded by the coding sequence ATGACAAGAAAACAAAAAGGAGCGATCCTGATTCTCATTGTCCTAATTTTGGGTTTAGTGTTTCTCTTTTTAAGAAATTCGAATCCTTTTGCTCAAAATCTTTTACATACGTTGGAATCTTCGTCTAAATCTCATATTTTAGGAACGGATCATTTGGGAAGAGACCTTGGTGCTCGCATCGCAAAAGGGGCTTTCAATTCTATTCTTTTGTCTGCTATATGTGTCTTGGGGTCTTTATTTATAGGGCTATCTCTCGGTTCTCTCGCAGCATACAAAAAATCAAATATTGAAAAGGGGCTTTTAATATTTACAGACATTGTTATGGCTTTCCCTGGAATTGTCTTGGCAATTGTATTAAGCGCTCTTACTCAAGGAGGACCTTGCGCAGTTGTCATTGCTCTTATCTTTACAGGATGGCCTCAATATTTTCGAATGGTACGCAACCTACTTAAGGGAATTTTAGGAAGCCCTTACGTTGAAGCCGCTCAAATAGCAGGGTTTCCAACCCCTATTCTTTTAGGGAAATACGTATTTCCAAAACTTGTTCCTACCATTGGTGTAATGGCTGCTCTTGCATGGGGAAAGACTATTCTAGAAATATCTTCTTTAGGTTTTTTAGGAATTGGGATGGCACCACCAGAACCAGAATTAGGAGCCATGATATCTGAAGGAATGTCGTACATGAGAACAGCTCCACAAGTTGTTTTTTTACCAGGAACAGTCATTTTTCTTTTTGTCTTTGCCTTTCTTCTTCTTGGGGACGGGAAAAATCGTAATTGTACAGGAGGATATCACATATGA
- a CDS encoding ATP-binding cassette domain-containing protein produces the protein MISSLSVQHLFILDEKKKPLVQNVSFSISSKSVFFLIGETGSGKSLIAQTIAGTLPKRLTAKGKIFFEKQNLLLLKDSERQKLWGKSLFLMPQEPFSALNPLLSVFHQVREIFEYTKGMKRNQANESTKDILSILGIPYQVSKEKPHKLSGGMAQRVLLAMALASPAKFILLDEPTKGLDSSRKKDAILLIKEILNNGKTLLCITHDLSLPLAIEGNIGILFRGILVEEGKSKDILGSPTHPYTQGLLDALPERGLHPIPEELLEKLERTWL, from the coding sequence ATGATCTCTTCTCTTTCTGTACAGCATCTTTTTATTCTTGATGAGAAAAAGAAACCTCTCGTACAAAATGTCTCTTTTTCCATTTCCTCAAAAAGTGTCTTTTTTCTGATAGGCGAAACAGGGAGCGGAAAAAGTCTCATCGCCCAAACTATTGCAGGAACACTTCCTAAAAGGCTCACCGCCAAGGGCAAAATTTTTTTTGAAAAGCAGAATCTTCTCCTGCTAAAAGACAGTGAAAGGCAAAAGCTCTGGGGAAAATCTCTCTTTCTTATGCCACAAGAACCTTTTTCTGCTCTTAACCCCTTACTCTCTGTTTTCCACCAAGTACGAGAGATATTTGAATATACGAAAGGAATGAAAAGGAATCAAGCAAATGAATCAACAAAAGACATTCTTTCAATATTAGGCATTCCTTATCAAGTTTCTAAAGAAAAACCTCATAAGCTTTCGGGAGGAATGGCCCAAAGAGTGCTCTTGGCAATGGCACTCGCATCTCCAGCAAAATTTATTCTATTGGATGAACCCACCAAAGGTCTAGATTCGTCACGAAAAAAAGATGCCATCCTTCTCATAAAAGAAATTTTAAATAACGGGAAAACGCTTCTTTGCATTACCCACGACCTTTCTCTCCCTCTTGCGATAGAAGGGAATATAGGCATCCTTTTTAGAGGAATACTTGTGGAAGAGGGAAAATCAAAAGATATCTTGGGGTCTCCTACCCATCCATACACGCAAGGTCTGCTAGATGCCCTTCCCGAACGTGGGCTACATCCTATTCCAGAAGAATTACTGGAAAAGCTTGAAAGGACGTGGCTTTAA
- a CDS encoding ATP-binding cassette domain-containing protein, with protein MGNIPVVEGQHLSKIFTRKNNTRVTLFSNLSLSLYRGEIVGLWGLSGKGKTTLGNLLLDIISPDEGNVLWKGENISTLSHKEKKRLRPLFQKIHQDPGSSFPSHLKMQTVFRDFYKWGKHAVFSSEQHWWDSLHEGMKKASLSEKLLDRYPCQLSGGELQRFALLRAMLFSPLFFVADEPTSRLDPSVQAKVAHMIAEDAYKRNVTILFISHDKALLRAICSRIIHLE; from the coding sequence ATGGGGAATATTCCCGTAGTAGAAGGGCAACATCTCTCTAAGATTTTTACAAGGAAAAACAACACTCGTGTTACTCTTTTTTCTAATTTATCTCTCTCTTTATACAGAGGAGAGATTGTAGGTTTATGGGGGTTATCAGGAAAAGGAAAAACGACTCTCGGGAATTTGTTACTCGACATTATCTCCCCCGATGAAGGAAATGTATTATGGAAAGGTGAAAACATATCTACTCTATCTCATAAAGAGAAAAAAAGACTTCGTCCCCTCTTTCAAAAAATTCACCAAGATCCAGGTTCATCTTTTCCCTCTCATCTAAAGATGCAAACTGTTTTTAGAGACTTTTATAAATGGGGAAAACACGCAGTCTTTTCTTCGGAACAACATTGGTGGGATTCTCTACATGAAGGAATGAAAAAGGCATCACTTTCAGAAAAACTTCTCGATAGATATCCATGTCAGCTTTCTGGTGGAGAACTTCAAAGATTTGCCCTTCTTAGAGCAATGCTTTTCTCCCCCCTTTTTTTTGTAGCTGATGAACCTACATCTCGTCTTGATCCTTCAGTCCAAGCCAAAGTCGCACACATGATTGCAGAAGATGCATACAAAAGAAACGTGACTATTCTTTTCATTTCTCACGACAAAGCTCTTTTAAGGGCTATATGTTCAAGGATCATTCACCTCGAATAG
- the dps gene encoding DNA protection during starvation protein: protein MAKVAREMVEKAGINVDQLLQLLISNAAAELTTFYYYTILRANLIGLEGEGIKEIAETARIEDRNHFEALVPRIYELGGKLPDDMKAFHDISACPPARLPEDSTDVKAILKVLVEAERCAVRGYTHICNMTAGKDHRTYALAQAILQEEIEHESWFSEFLGEGPSGHFMRRGETSPFVRPFMPSV from the coding sequence GTGGCAAAAGTTGCAAGAGAAATGGTAGAAAAAGCAGGGATCAATGTCGACCAACTTCTTCAGCTTTTAATATCAAATGCAGCTGCGGAACTCACTACATTCTACTATTACACAATTTTGAGGGCGAACCTTATTGGTCTGGAAGGCGAAGGGATAAAAGAGATTGCTGAGACTGCTCGTATTGAAGACAGAAATCATTTTGAAGCTCTCGTTCCTCGTATTTATGAACTTGGAGGTAAACTTCCCGACGATATGAAAGCATTCCATGACATTTCGGCATGTCCCCCAGCCAGATTACCGGAAGACTCAACAGATGTAAAAGCAATTTTAAAAGTATTAGTGGAAGCCGAACGTTGCGCCGTTCGGGGATATACTCACATTTGTAATATGACAGCAGGAAAAGACCACCGCACCTATGCTTTAGCTCAAGCCATTTTACAAGAAGAAATTGAGCATGAATCATGGTTCTCTGAATTTCTAGGTGAAGGTCCTTCAGGTCACTTTATGAGAAGAGGAGAAACATCACCTTTCGTACGCCCTTTCATGCCATCTGTATAA
- a CDS encoding GNAT family N-acetyltransferase, which translates to MGMQLQLIKPSLHIKKEYLDFAREWQKNDEEIIPWAARLMGKDYKSWVEETKKNEKTPPPHLVPSSTFFLINTDGVIIGAINIRHYLNEALLRTGGHIGYGIRPFFRGNGFATHMLALALPITRNLGITKALLTCDKQNIASAKTIIKNSGILENEINEETRITQRYWISLDM; encoded by the coding sequence ATGGGAATGCAGCTACAACTGATTAAACCCTCTTTGCATATAAAAAAAGAATATTTAGATTTCGCAAGGGAATGGCAAAAGAATGATGAAGAGATTATTCCCTGGGCAGCTCGGCTGATGGGAAAAGATTATAAATCATGGGTAGAGGAAACTAAAAAAAATGAAAAAACTCCTCCCCCTCATCTGGTTCCTTCCAGTACCTTTTTTCTTATAAATACTGATGGGGTAATAATCGGTGCAATCAACATTAGACATTATCTGAACGAAGCATTATTACGTACAGGAGGGCATATCGGTTACGGTATACGTCCTTTTTTTCGTGGTAATGGTTTTGCAACTCATATGCTAGCCTTGGCACTTCCTATAACTCGAAATTTGGGGATTACAAAAGCACTACTTACATGTGACAAGCAAAACATCGCTTCAGCTAAAACGATCATAAAAAATAGCGGAATACTTGAAAATGAAATAAATGAAGAGACAAGAATTACACAACGATATTGGATTTCTCTAGACATGTAA